In the Clostridium cellulovorans 743B genome, TCTCAGGTTTTATTTCTATATACTCAGCTTTTTCTATGGAATCCTTAGCTGGTATAGTAGCTAGCATAGTTCCTTGAATCATTCTGTCACTATCATCAAGCTTTGGTTCATTAACTGTAAAAGTTAGACCTTGGCTTGTTAAGATTTGTACAAATCTTTCTTCTCTTTCACAATCAAAAATCTCTACAGACACAAGCTTTTGGTCTTCCTTCAGTTTAATAGCCATAAGTTTCGTATATGAAGAGGCGAATTTACTCAAAGAAGTTTTCTTTATAATACCTTTATTGGTTATAAACTGAACATTAAATGGTCCGCTAAAATCTTTTATAGATAAAGCAGTTACTATTCGCTCGCTATCAAGATTCATTCCTTTAATAATAGTATCAAGTCTTTCGCCCTTTTCCTTCCACCTAAGTTCTGGAATAGCATTTCCTTTGAATTGATACATATTTCCGTTATCAGTGAATACTAATATGGTTTCAAGAGTATTAGAACTTATAATAAATCTATTGTAATCTCCTTCTCTATACTCTATATCTTGAGGATTAGAATTTGATCTCACATAAGTCTTTTGAGGAACTCTTTTAATATATCCTTCATTAGATAGAGTTATTACAATATCTTCAACTACTATCAATTCGTCCATATCTATTTTAGCTTCATTTTCATCATCTATAATCTGTGTTCTTCTAGCATCTGCATATTTGTCTTTTATTTCTAAAAGTTCCTGCTTTATAACATTTAAAAGTTCTCTTTCACTATCCAAAATATTTTTTAGCTTCCTTATCAATTTACTTAATTCTTTATATTCTTTCTCAAAGGCTGTTATCTCCAAACCTGTAAGCCTATAAAGCATAAGTTCTAATATTGCTGTAGCTTGAAGTTCTGTAAAATCAAATTTTGCTATAAGGTTTTGTGAAGCATCACTTTTAGACTTAGAAGATCTTATAGTTTCGATTATTTGGTCCATAATATTTATAGCTTTTATAAACCCTTCAACAATATGGAATCGTCTTTCAGCAATCTCTAATTCTTTTCTAGTCCTCCTTGTTACAACCTCTTTCTGATGCTCTATATAATGCCATAACATAGTTCTTAATCCCATTGTTTCAGGCTTACCACTAGCAATAGCAACCATATTAAATGGAAGGTTAACTTGTAATTCTGTCTTTTTCAAAAGATATTTTAGTATTTTATCCCCTTGCATTTCATCAACAGATTTTTTAAATTCTATTACAGCTCTAATTCCTGTCCTATCTGATTCATCTCTTATATCTGCTATTCCTTCTAAAGCCTTAGAATGTTTCTTATCAGCAGTCATTTCAGAAATACTCTGTAGTAATCTAGCCTTATTTTTTCTAAATGGGAATTCAGTGATTACAACTCCCAATCTTCCGTTTTCTAATTTTTCTATTTTTGTTTTTGCTCTTAAAGTAACCCTTCCATTACCACTTTCGTAAGCAGATAATATTGAATCCTTACCTATCAAAATTCCACCAGTAGGTAAATCTGGACCTTTAATATGGTTCATTAGTTCCTTTGTAGTAATATCCTTATTATCGATAAAAGCTAAAGTTCCATCAATAACTTCTCCTAAATTATGAGGTGGTATATTTGTAGCTAACCCAACAGCGATACCGAATACTCCATTTACAAGGAGATTAGGATATTTTGCTGGTAAAACTTCTGGCTCCAATTCCGAATCAGAGTAGTTATTAACCATATTAACAACATCTTTATCTATATCCTTTAGCATTTCAAGAGCTAAAGGAGTAAGTCTAGCTTCAGTATAACGCATAGCAGCGGCACTATCTCCATCTATAGAACCCCAGTTACCATGTCCATCGATTAGTGGCTTTCTTGTAGTGAAATCCTGAGCAAGAATTACCATTGCATCATAAACAGAGCTATCTCCATGAGGATGAAATTTTCCCAAAATGTCTCCGACAATTCTTGCAGACTTATAATAAGGTCTATCAGGATAAGCTTTTAGAAGATGTGCTCCATAAAGAATCCTTCTGTGAACAGGTTTTAATCCATCTCTAACATCCGGTAGCGCTCTATCTCTTGCAACCTCAACTGCATAAGGAAGGTAATTTTCAGGCATCGCTTCTTCAAGAGGAACCTGTATGATGTTACTATCAGTAGGTATATCAATCTTTTTAGCCATAGCATTGTTCCTTTCTAAAATTCAGCATATTTATACATATAATTTTTTCTCGGCTCAACAACTTCTCCCATTAGAAGTGATACCATTTTTTCTGCCTTTGCTGCATCTTCTATGGTTATCTGATAAAGGGTTCTAGTTTCTGGATTTAAGGTTGTTTGCCAAAGTTGTTCTGGATTCATCTCCCCAAGTCCTTTATACCTTTGTATTAAAGCACCTTTTCCGATCTCCTTTTTAACACTTTCTAACTCATCATCACTATATGCATATTTATGTATTTCACCTTTTTTACTTTCCTTATAAACCTTATATAACGGTGGTTGCGCCATATATAAATGTCCATTGGCAATAAGAGGCCTCATATATCTATATATATAAGTCATCCAAAGTGTTCTTATATGGTATCCATCTACGTCTGCATCACTCATTATTATTATCTTATCGTACTTCAAATCCTTTTCATCATAAGCATCAAGTATACCTGTTCCTATAGCAGTATTGAATATCTTTAATTCCTCACTACCTAAAACATTCTCAAGCTTTTGCTTTTCCGTATTCATTATTTTACCCTTTGAAGGCATGATTGTCTGGAAACGCCTATCTCTAGCTTGTTTTGCTGAACCACCAGCAGAATCTCCCTCAACAACTATAAACTCACTTATAGCTTTATCTTTTGATGTACAAACTGCGATTTTACCTGCAAGTGGAGCAGCTCCTTTACCAACCTTTTTTCTCTCAAGTTCATTAATCTTTTTTATCTTCTCTTTTCTTGCAGCTGTTGCTAGAGCGTTATTGATAAACATAGAAGCTAACTCTTTATTATCCTCTATCCACTGACAAAGCTTAGTATAAGATAAATCATTCATCATAGTAGTAGCTTCACTATTACCTAACTTTGTTTTCGTCTGGCCTTCAAAGATAGGGTTTGTAAGGTTTATTTTTACTATTGCAGTAAGCCCTTCTCTTAAATCTTCTCCGTCAAAATCTTTATCCTTTATAATACCAAACTTTTTCCCACAATCTTTAAAGGCTCTTGTCATGCCAGTTTTAAAACCTGTCTCATGTGTTCCTGCCTCTGTAGTTGGTATATTATTTACATAGCTCATTATTGTTTCTGTAGTTGAATCTGTAAATTGCATACATACCTCAGCATACATTTTTACATTTCCTATTTCTCTTTCTCCAGAAATCAATATAGGCTCTTTATGAAGGCATGTCTTAGCTTCGTTTAAGTAATCTATAAAATCAAGAAGCCCTCTTTCTGAAAAATACTCTTTTCTTACTTGTTCCTCGCCTCTATCATCTATCAATTCAAGAAAAATACCTTTATTTTGGAAAGATATTTCTTTTAACCTTTCATCTACTGTATCAAACTTAATATCTATAGTAGAAAACACTTCTTTATCAGGTAAAAATGTTACCTTTGTTCCTGTCTCATTTGTTTGACCGATTACCTCAAGGTTGGTAACAGCTGTACCTGGCATAACCTTCTTAAGCTTTTTATCATAAGCATATTCAAATCTTTGCTTAAATATTTTTCCATCCTGACATACTTCTACTTCTAACCACTTTGATAAAGCATTAACTACAGCTGCACCAACACCATGAAGTCCGCCAGAAGTTTTATAGTTACTAGAATTGAACTTTCCACCAGTATGAAGTTCTGTATAAACCATTTCAACTCCAGTTTTTTTCTTTATTGGATGAATACCTGTAGGAACTCCCCTACCATTATCCATTATAGTAATACTCTTATCTTTATTTAATATTATCGTAACCTTATTACCATACCCATTAGTAATCTCATCTATAGAGTTATCCAGAATCTCCCAAAGGCAATGATGAAGCCCTTTAGATCCTGTTGAACCAATATACATACCTGGTCTTACTCTTACTGGTTCTAATTTCTCAAGAGAGGTTAAGGATGTAACGTCATAACTATTTCCCATCTCCTTAGGTCTCCTCCTATTATTTAATCACAATAGATATTTTAATGTATTGTTAAGCTATAGTAAAGAGATTTTCAATAATTACAAGAACAAAAGTTCGTTACTTTATAAAATATCACTATCTACTACAAAAATTTCTGACAAGACCTCAAAATACTTTAAGTAAAAAATAAAGCCATTATAGATGATCTTCAATCTATAATGACTAACTTATTTCTTACTTTACTTGTTCAAAAACTTCTGATAATTGATCTATTGTTTCAGGTAAATAAATCTTTTTGTGAAAATTATTTTCTAATTTTTCAATAATCTTATATAAAAATTTTAAATCTTCATGGTATCCAAATTCTTTAATAATTTTTTCAAGTAATATATAACTATTATTTTCTGCACTATACTTTTTTCCTATCATAAAGTCTGTAAGAATAGCAGTAGAAAAATATGTAACAAAAACCCTTGGTTTTGATTGATTCTCCATAAGTTCATTAAGTCTTAATAATTCCCAAGGCAAATCAGAATTCTCCATTATAGTAATACTAGTATTATTATACTTACTTATATCAATCCTTGGATGCTTTTTAACGAAAGTTTTCTGCTTATCTAAAACATTTAAGATCGATGCTTGCATAGTAATTTCATCTTCTTTGGTAAATAATTCTGAATATTCAAAATATTGATCGAAAAATAATACGCCCTCCTCCATTGGTTTTGGATTATAATTAAATAATAAATTTAACTTTTGTACTATTGGCTTTAATTTTTCTTTTTCGGGCATCTGAATCTCCCTTACAGGTTGCTCAAATTCAGAGATAATTAAATCCTTGTTATAAACCCATACTTCATCTGCAAAATCTAATTTTATCTGACGTGCTGTATATCCTCGATTTATTATATACCCTGGAAGAAATTCTTTTATAAAATAGGTCATAAGACCTTCATCAGTTAAAATCATCTTTGTATTTGGATTTATTAAAGAAATTATCGATTCATTTAAAGGTGTTCCAAAAGTAAAATAATGAAGAGTTCCACACTCTAAAAAAAGTTCTTTATACTCCTCTGCTGAATGGCTATCCAAAACTCTTTTTTCATCAAATAATATCACTTGGTCCCAAATACAAGATTTTTTAAGATTCTCATATAATTTTTCCGCACTTTCAATGAGGTTGCTAAGAATTAAAACTTTTTTCTTATCCTTATAATATATTTCAGATAAGATAGCTGATGTAAATAAGTGATATACAGTAACACATGAAAATAGAACCTTATCCCTATCGATATTTGCTATGCAATACTCTTCATCTAAAGACTTTATAGCAGCTAATGCTGTGTTAGGAACTTTAAGTGTTTCGTCATTTTTTACAAACTCAGAAATATCAGCTAACAACAAAGGAAGCCTATAGTCCTTATTTTTTTTCTTTTCACATTTAAATCCTGCTATATCTTCAGCTATAGAATAAAATAAACTTTCACACCATTGATTTATGAGTGCGTCTTTCTCAACATTAGTCATCAACTTTAAAACAGTATAATACACCCAACTTTCTTCACTACTTCTCTCCAAATAGGTAAAAAATAATTCTTGCTTCTCATGAGAAGCTATCAATTGTCTATTAACATAAAAACCATGGCCAAACTTCATAAATTCAGACCATAATCTAAAATAATCTACTTTATAATTATCTAAAAAAGTTTTTTTAAATGAACTTTTAAATATAACTCCACTACATTGATTTAAAAAATTAACTTTATGATCCTTCAATAGTTCAGCAATAGTATTTTTAGAAATCAAATTTCCAAGCACAGAGTTATCGTTTTCATTTTTAGGTTTAAATATTTCATCCTCTATATTATTTAAATCTGCATTATCACTAGCAACAAAAATAATTTTCTCACTTTCTAAAATAATATTCATCATTGTTTCTATTCTTTGTGTTGAAAATTGAACTTCTGATAATATTATATTCATATACTCGCCAAGAGCTCTATCAGATAATTCTTTTATTGACTCATCGATATTGTCATATTTTTCATAAATAATTTTTCTATCACTACTTATGTACGCTGTGAGTTCTGTATCATCTTCTATACAACAATCCCCCACTAGTATTTCGACTTTTCTATATGTTTCATCTTTTATACTATTTATAATTGGCATAATATTTTTATTTTCTTCATGCCTTATTATTATTATAGATACCAAAGAAACGTCATAATTAATTATCTTTTTCTTTAAGTGATGTTTTATTTCTTTTATACTATTTAGATGTTTTGCCATTTTGTCCTTACGTTACGCAAGTAACGACTCCTTTTAGTGATATTACACCTAGTCTATTGTTACTATATGATAAACAAATAGTTAAGTTTTAGTTAAGTTTTATAACTGTATTATAACTCAAATAGATTTTGTATGTCTATATAAAATAAAAAACAGTACCATAGATACTGTTTTCTTACTTTATATTGAATTCTACATTTATATTATTACAGCTTAAACAATTTTCAATATGTTTATTAATCAATAAATTCCTCTTCAATTTTAGTAATAATCGGCTCTATCTCATAAGTCAATAAGTCAGCAATTAACGTATAATCCCCTGATTCAATGGCTAAAACCAATTCTTCTAGTATAGGATTTATACTCTCTATATCTAATATCCCTAAAAATAAAGTAGAAGCGCCACTCAAGATAATATTAATATCATCAATTATATTAATTATTCCTAAGTTGCCTTTTGGAATATCATCTTCGCGATAATAATTTGAAACTTCTTTTATACTATCTTTAACACTTTTTAAAAATTCAAGGGTAGTGTCTTTTTCTTCAGGTGCTATTTGATCTTTCAAATGGTTACTCATCTATAAATTAGTCCTCCTTTTATGTTATCTATAAAAATGTATATTCTTTTGAAATAAAATAAACCCTGCCACATGGCAGGGCTTATATGTACTATAAATTATCTTAATAATTGAAGTACGTTTTGTGGTGCTTGGTTTGCTTGAGCAAGCATAGCTTGTGCAGCTTGTTGAAGAATATTATTCTTTGTAAAGCTCATCATTTCTTTAGCCATGTCTACGTCTCTAACTCTTGATTCTGCTGCTTGTAAGTTTTCTGAAGCATTATCTAAGTTAGCTATTGTGTGCTCTAATCTGTTTTGGTTAGCTCCAAGATTTGATCTTTGAGTTGAAACTATTTTTATAGCATCGTTTATTTTTGATATTGAATCTGTTGCTGAAGTATTTGTAGATATTCCTAATGATGATACTTTTAATGTTGATGCAGCCATACATCCAATGTTTACTTCTAATGTTAAATTAGCATCAGAGTTTGCTCCGATTTGTAATTTAACTCCAGTACCAGGAGAAGATAAAGAACCATTTAATAAGTTCTTTTCATTGAATTGAGTTGTGCTAGCTATTCTATTGATTTCTGTTGCTAGAGTTTTTATTTCAGCACCGATAGCTTGTCTATCAATAGTAACGTTTGTATCGTTAGCTGCTTGAACTGCTAATTCTCTCATTCTTTGTAGTATGCTTTGTGTTTCATTTAAAGCACCTTCAGCTGTTTGAATTAAAGAAATACCATCTTGAGCATTTCTTGAAGCTTGGTTAAGACCTCTGATTTGAGCTCTCATTTTTTCAGAGATTGATAAACCTACAGCGTCATCTCCAGCTCTGTTGATTCTTAAACCTGAAGATAATTTCTCCATTGATTTTGCAGCACCACCATTATTGATGCTCATGTTTCTTTGTGCATTCATTGCATTTAAATTGTGATTAATAACCATAGTAAAATTCCTCCTTGATTTTTACTCAGCACTTCCATGTGCCTATATTTTTTTAGCAAGGTTTCCCTTACATTAACTATATCGTATGCTATTTTATTTACTTTACACCTTTTTTTATTTTTTTGAAATAATTTTTACTTTTATACAATTAATATTACAGTTAATTATTCTAATAACTGTAATATACCCCTGCAAGTATTGTCAATTACGATACCTCCTAACCTCCTATATTTTTTTCTTTTGCCATTATTAATAATTTGCATATTTTATAAAAGTTTTTTGTTCAGCACTAAAACATTTTCTACGCTGGCATAGAAAATGTTTTTCAGCTATAAATAAAAAACTCACCATAATAGGTGAGTTTTTTATTATATAGACTATCTTAATAATTGAAGTACGTTTTGTGGTGCTTGGTTTGCTTGTGAAAGCATAGCTTGTGCTGCTTGTTGAAGAATATTATTCTTTGTAAAGCTCATCATTTCTTTAGCCATGTCTACGTCTCTAACTCTTGATTCTGCTGCTTGTAAGTTTTCTGAAGCATTATCTAAGTTAGCTATTGTGTGCTCTAATCTGTTTTGGTTAGCTCCTAAGCTTGATCTTTGTGTTGATACTGTCTTTATAGCAGTATTTATTGATGTTATTGCAGCTGTTGCACCGCTGTTTGAAGAAACTGTAATTGAACTTATTGATAGAGCAGCCGAATCCATTTTTCCAATTTTAACTTCTAGTGTTAAATTAGCATCTGAATTTGCTCCAATTTGTAGCTTTACTCCTGTAGTAGATAAAGAACCATTTAATAAATTCTTTTCGTTGAATTGAGTTGTATTTGCTATTCTATCAATTTCAGTTGTTAATGTTGTAAGCTCTGATTTTATAGCATCTCTATCAACAGCAACATTTGTATCATTTGCTGCTTGTACTGCTAATTCTCTCATTCTTTGTAGTATGCTTTGTGTTTCATTTAAAGCACCTTCAGCTGTTTGGATTAAAGAAATACCATCTTGAGCATTTCTTGAAGCTTGGTTAAGACCTCTGATTTGAGCTCTCATCTTTTCAGAGATTGATAAACCTGCAGCGTCATCTCCTGCTCTGTTAATTCTTAAACCTGAAGATAATTTTTCCATTGATTTTGCAGCACTACCATTGTTGATACTCATGTTTCTTTGTGCATTCATTGCGTTTAAATTGTGATTAATAACCATTGTTTTTTCCTCCCTGATTTTACATTAGCACTTCCATGTGCTTCTATTTTATAGTCTATTTTTAACATTATATTTTTTATAGTTTTTTCAATACTTTTGACACATCAATAATTCAGTTTCTAATCATTAATAATAACTTTATTTATAAATATAAATTGACTATCTTAATAATTGAAGTACGTTTTGTGGTGCTTGGTTTGCTTGTGAAAGCATAGCTTGTGCTGCTTGTTGAAGAATATTATTCTTTGTAAAGCTCATCATTTCTTTAGCCATGTCTACGTCTCTAACTCTTGATTCTGCTGCTTGTAAGTTTTCTGAAGCATTATCTAAGTTAGCTATTGTGTGCTCTAATCTGTTTTGGTTAGCTCCTAAGCTTGATCTTTGTGTTGATACTGTTTTTATAGCACTATTTATTGATGTTATTGCAGCTGTTGCAGTACCGTTTGATGCAACATCTAACCCTGAAATTCCTAGTGCTGATGCAGCCATTGAACCTATTTTGATTTCTAGTGTTAAGTTAGCATCTGAGTTAGCTCCGATTTGCAGTTTAACTCCTGTAGCTGCTAAAGAACCAGTTAATAAATTCTTTTCGTTGAATTGAGTTGTCTTAGCTATTCTGTCAATTTCAGTTGTTAATGTGTCAAGCTCTGATTTTATAGCAGATCTATCAACAGCAACGTTTGTATCATTTGATGCTTGTACTGCTAATTCTCTCATTCTTTGTAGTATGCTTTGTGTTTCATTTAAAGCACCTTCAGCTGTTTGAATTAGTGATATACCATCTTGAGCATTTCTTGAAGCTTGATTAAGACCTCTGATTTGAGCTCTCATTTTTTCAGAAATTGATAAACCTGCAGCATCATCTCCAGCTCTGTTAATTCTTAATCCTGAAGATAATTTCTCCATTGATTTTGCAGCATTACCATTGTTTATACCCATATTTCTTTGTGCATTCATTGCATTTAAATTGTGATTAATGATCATTGCTTTTCCTCCCTGATTTTGCTCAGCGCATCCTTGTGCTTTGTATTTTGTAAGTTCGCCCTTACACTACATTTATCGACATAATTTATTTCTACTTTACACTTTTCGACACATTTTTTCTTTTAATTTTCTTTTTATTTTTTTCATTTAATCAAAAACGTTTCACAACCTATATTGCATCCATATTTAAGTCAATATTTGGTTTCAATTTAAAGTACTATATTGAAACTGATTTTCTCCTTAAATAATAAAAGAACCCACATTAAAGTGAGTTCTTTTATTATTAATTATCTTAATGATTTGAATTATGTTTTTTAATTTATTCTATTTGTTCTTCAAAGTTTTCCGCAAGTTTAGAAATTATTGGAACAAATTCATAAGTTATTACATCTCCAATCAATATATTATCCTGAGATTCCATAGCCTCAAATAATTGGCCAATCAAAGAATTAAAAGCTTCTGAATCATATTTTTTATAAAATATATTATTAGCTCCCGATATTATAATATTAAAATCATCTATAATGTTTATAATATTACTATTACCTTCAATTAGGTTATTTTCATAATAATATTCAGCAACTTCTTTAAGCTTTTCATTAAGATTTCTTAAGAATAAAATAGTTGTTTCAAGTTCCTCATTCGCTAATTTATTGTCCATATAATAAAGTCCATCCTTTCGTCTACTGGGAAATTAAATTATACCGTGCTACGTTTCAGGTATATAATTAAAGTTAACTAGTTTATATCTAGTATTATTCTAATCTCGATTTTTATTATATTGTTTTTATGCTTATATAAATCTCTAGTAATAAAGTATCCATATTCTTAATGAGATTAATTTTAGTAATATATTTAAATAAAAGCCTTGCATAGCTCAAGAAATTCTTGGTCTATAACAAGGCTTTTATTTGATCAAATTATCTTAATAATTGAAGTACATTTTGTGGTGCTTGGTTTGCTTGAGCAAGCATAGCCTGTGCAGCTTGTTGAAGAATGTTATTCTTTGTAAAGCTCATCATTTCTTTAGCCATGTCTACGTCTCTAACTCTTGATTCTGCTGCTTGTAAGTTTTCTGAAGCATTATCTAAGTTAGCTATTGTGTGCTCTAATCTGTTTTGGTTAGCTCCTAAGCTTGATCTTTGTGTTGATACTGTTTTTATAGCACTGTTTATTGATGTTATTGCAGCTGTTGCAACACCATTTGATGCAACATCTAATCCTGAAATTCCTAGTGCTGATGCAGCCATCGAACCTATTTTAATTTCTAGTGTTAAATTAGCATCTGAGTTAGCTCCGATTTGCAGTTTAACTCCTGTAGCTGCTAAAGAACCAGTTAATAAATTCTTTTCGTTGAATTGAGTTGTCTTAGCTATTCTATCAATTTCAGTTGTTAATGTGTCAATCTCTGATTTTATAGCAGATCTATCAACAGCAACATTTGTATCATTTGCTGCTTGTACTGCTAATTCTCTCATTCTTTGTAGTATGCTTTGAGTTTCATTTAAAGCACCTTCAGCTGTTTGGATTAAAGAAATACCATCTTGAGCATTTCTTGAAGCTTGATTAAGACCTCTAATTTGAGCTCTCATTTTTTCAGAAATTGATAAACCTGCAGCATCATCTCCAGCTCTGTTAATTCTTAAACCTGAAGATAATTTCTCCATTGACTTTGCAGCAGAACCATTATTGATGCTCATGTTTCTTTGTGCATTCATTGCGTTTAAATTGTGGTTAATAATCATTATATTTTCCTCCTTGATTTTGAAAATCGCACATCCTTGTGCTTTTATTTAGTAATTTTGCCCTTACACTGTATTTATCGACAGTATTCAACTTTACTTTACACCATTCTATGAATTTCTTCATTATTTTTTCATCATTTCGCCAATCCCTTATATATAATCACTTTTTATCTTCTGATTTTAATTTATATCAATAATAAAAAAAAACAATTCTCTATCTATAATAAATAGATAGAGAATTGTTTCTTTTCCTTAATATTTATTTAATACATTGTTAAATGCTAAATTAACCCGTTGTGCTAGTTAAATACGCTGGCAATACTTACAAATAGAAAAACTCCAGCATATTTGCTAACCTATCATTAAAAAACACCACTAATCTAATGATAGGAGGCTAACCTATATGCCAGAGTTTAATAAAGATTCTACCATAACAATAAATGACTTAAAAGATTTTATTGTTGTCACTTATGTTATAATTGATGACTTTTACCAAAAAGTAACTCCAACATTTATTAAAAATCGTCGTAACATCGCTAAATCAGTAATGACTGATAGCGAAATAATTACGATTTCTTTAGTAGGTGAACTCTTAACCATTGACTCTGAAAAAGCATGGTTTGGATTTTGCTCTAAAAACCTACGAGACTTATTTCCCAACTTTTGTAGTAGGCCGAGGTTTCATAGAGTTAGAAAGTCATTATTTCGAGTCATTGATGAAATTCGTAAAGAGTTAACGAAATTTCTTAACTATCAATATGACCGAATAAGAATTGCAGATAGTATGCCAATTCCTGTGTGTAAGTTTGGGAGAGCTCATTTCCATAAAGCTTTTAAGCCGGAGGCTGCCTACGGGCGATGCGCTTCGAAAAAAGAAACATATTATGGATTCAAATTACATGCTTTAGTAGCCCTCGATGGCTATATCACAGATTTTACTGTAACAGCAGCAAATATTGATGACAGAGATGTCGTCTGGGAACTCACAGCTAATTCAGAGATTGATATACTAATAGGTGATAAAGGATATATAGGTCAAAAAGTTGCTTCGCAATTAAAAGAAACAAGGTACATTCGTCTTTTAACAATAAATCGTAACAATAGTAAAACTAAACTTTTAAAACCTTTTAGGCAGTTGATATTCAAGGCTCGTCGTAGAGTAGAAACTACTTTTTCTCAGCTCTCCGAGCAATTAAATATGCAGAGGGTTCTTACAAAATCAACTTGGGGATTTGCCACAAGAATATCAAATAAAATATTAGCTCATAATCTTTGCTATTTTATAAATAAATTTTTTAATATAGGTATAGAAATATCAAAGATTAAAGAATTAGTATTCGGATAATAATTTCCAAAAACAGTATATGAGACAATAGGATAGGACTGCCTAAAATCATGG is a window encoding:
- a CDS encoding IS982 family transposase, producing the protein MPEFNKDSTITINDLKDFIVVTYVIIDDFYQKVTPTFIKNRRNIAKSVMTDSEIITISLVGELLTIDSEKAWFGFCSKNLRDLFPNFCSRPRFHRVRKSLFRVIDEIRKELTKFLNYQYDRIRIADSMPIPVCKFGRAHFHKAFKPEAAYGRCASKKETYYGFKLHALVALDGYITDFTVTAANIDDRDVVWELTANSEIDILIGDKGYIGQKVASQLKETRYIRLLTINRNNSKTKLLKPFRQLIFKARRRVETTFSQLSEQLNMQRVLTKSTWGFATRISNKILAHNLCYFINKFFNIGIEISKIKELVFG